In Burkholderia sp. GAS332, one DNA window encodes the following:
- a CDS encoding Diadenosine tetraphosphate (Ap4A) hydrolase: MDCVFCREDGGDVLWQDDTLRVVLADEHDYPGLCRVVWNKHVAEFSDLAGTDRDRVMQAVYAVERAIRRILQPVKVNLASLGNQVPHVHWHVIPRFSNDAHFPLPIWAPRQRTVSEAMLSSRRAQATLLREAVRQEIEQALG; the protein is encoded by the coding sequence ATGGACTGCGTTTTTTGCCGTGAAGATGGCGGCGATGTGCTGTGGCAGGACGACACCCTGCGTGTCGTCCTCGCCGACGAACACGATTACCCGGGTTTGTGCCGGGTAGTCTGGAACAAGCATGTCGCTGAGTTTTCCGATCTCGCCGGAACCGACCGCGATCGCGTGATGCAGGCCGTGTACGCGGTCGAGCGGGCGATCCGGCGCATTCTTCAGCCGGTGAAGGTCAACCTGGCGAGCCTTGGCAACCAGGTGCCGCACGTGCACTGGCATGTGATTCCGCGTTTTTCGAACGACGCTCATTTCCCGCTGCCGATCTGGGCGCCGCGCCAACGCACGGTGTCCGAAGCCATGCTGTCGTCGCGCCGCGCGCAAGCGACCTTGCTGCGCGAGGCGGTGCGGCAGGAAATCGAACAGGCTCTTGGCTGA